Proteins encoded by one window of Ralstonia sp. RRA:
- a CDS encoding helix-turn-helix domain-containing protein gives MQPQEIAVLAFNDISPFHLSVPCLVFEDRIWAGLPAYNLRICAGEPARKGGLRTTAGFAVQTDLTLEDAARADVLIVPSWRDTDERPPAPMVNAVRDAYARGATVVGLCLGAFVLAEAGVLDGHEATTHWSAVEAFSQRYPRVKLVPDVLYLDADDGRLVTSAGTAAGLDCCLHLVRRWHGAEVANRIARRLVVAPHRQGGQAQYIEQPLHDAPGGDRLSDLLNWAVANLAEPHTLDSLAERAAMSRRNFTRRFRELTGATVGQWLLGQRLAYAQRMLETTRQPVEAIAQLAGFGSAVSLRQHFSRTYHTSPSAYRALFAHT, from the coding sequence CTCGGTGCCGTGCTTGGTGTTCGAAGACCGCATCTGGGCGGGGCTGCCTGCGTACAACCTGCGGATCTGCGCGGGTGAACCCGCCAGGAAAGGCGGCCTGCGCACCACCGCAGGGTTTGCCGTACAGACGGACCTGACGCTGGAAGACGCGGCCCGCGCCGACGTGCTGATCGTGCCGTCATGGCGCGACACAGATGAGCGCCCGCCCGCACCCATGGTGAATGCCGTGCGCGATGCGTACGCGAGGGGTGCCACGGTCGTCGGCCTGTGCCTGGGGGCGTTTGTGCTGGCCGAAGCGGGCGTGCTCGACGGCCATGAAGCCACCACGCATTGGAGCGCGGTTGAGGCATTCTCGCAGCGCTATCCGCGCGTGAAGCTTGTACCCGATGTGCTGTATCTGGATGCCGACGATGGCCGGCTGGTGACATCTGCCGGTACGGCTGCGGGGCTGGATTGCTGCCTGCACCTCGTGCGCCGCTGGCATGGCGCAGAGGTGGCCAACCGCATTGCGCGCCGGCTGGTGGTGGCACCGCACCGGCAGGGCGGGCAGGCGCAATACATTGAGCAGCCGCTGCACGATGCACCGGGTGGCGATCGCTTATCCGATCTGCTGAACTGGGCCGTTGCCAACCTGGCTGAGCCGCACACGCTGGATTCGCTGGCTGAACGCGCCGCGATGAGCCGACGCAATTTCACGCGACGCTTTCGTGAGTTGACCGGCGCGACTGTCGGCCAATGGTTGCTCGGCCAACGTCTGGCCTACGCACAACGCATGCTGGAGACCACGCGCCAGCCGGTGGAAGCGATTGCACAACTGGCAGGCTTCGGCAGTGCGGTGTCGTTGCGCCAGCATTTCAGCCGGACGTATCACACCTCACCCAGCGCGTATCGCGCGCTGTTCGCGCACACCTGA
- a CDS encoding glycine zipper 2TM domain-containing protein, with protein MNTWKTALICAIAALAPALAACTVGGAVAGGVAGHELTHSPAGTIGGAVAGGVIGHELSK; from the coding sequence ATGAACACATGGAAAACGGCGCTGATTTGCGCGATTGCAGCACTGGCCCCGGCATTGGCGGCATGTACCGTAGGCGGTGCAGTGGCGGGCGGCGTGGCAGGCCATGAGCTGACACACAGCCCGGCCGGCACGATCGGCGGCGCAGTGGCCGGCGGTGTGATCGGCCACGAGCTGAGCAAGTAG